From the Glycine max cultivar Williams 82 chromosome 11, Glycine_max_v4.0, whole genome shotgun sequence genome, the window TGCCCTAATtcattttttgacttttttttttcctgagttACATCCTCTTTGATAATGATGTTAGTTTTGGCTGGGCTATCTCTTTTATTGAATCCTCTTTGATACTGATGTTAGTTTCGGCTGGGCTATCTCTTTTATTGAATATAATTGagcattttattgaataaaatgatttaaaatttcaataaattggTGATTCAATTGCATAAACTCATAGTATGTGAGGTTAGAGATCTCATATGTGATTTTCTACATTTAATGCAAAGTTAGTAGTTATAATTTCTATATCCTAGAcatgatttcttattttctaaCGAGTTTCCaggtcttttaaaaaaaattagtttccaGATACtcgtttaaatattttaaacgtGAGCTTGATATTGACTAATAACTTATTTTCTACATTTACTGCATAGTTAGTAGTTATAATTTCTATATCCTATAcatgatttcttattttctaatGAGTTTCcaaataatcatttaaatattttaaacgtGAGTATGATATTAACGaatgtttgatttgattatttatcaACCCACTTTTATTTCTCACCGTATTGTTTTAGAGGATTTCTTAGCTCTCACCTTGTTTAGTTACTTAGAGTgagtttattttaaagttggataaaattaattttgatataaaaagtattttttaattgttgaacatatttaaaataattttaataataaattttacatttaaacaCAGGTTATGGTAAGAAAAATTGATCATAAAATAATAGTCAAATGTATGCTTATTCTGTTATTCATGTACTAATCCTGATCTATTTGTGGATAAGTCATATAGCTTTTATTTGTTAGAAAGTTAGTTAATTAGTTAGTAGTTTGTTGCTGAAAAATAGAGTAAGGTGTTGAGTTGTAATTTTcagttttatcatttcattCTTTAACAATGATGTATAAATACAATTGATCATTCAATAAGATTGTTGAATGAGTTCATACATATCAAGAAAAGTATAGATTTGCATATCAaaaactctctctctcctaCCTCGTacatttctctcttttcctACAAGTGTGTGTCAAGGAACTCATATGTTCTTGACACTAACAGTGGTATCTAGAGCAAGGTTCGATCAAGAAGGGATCTTTAAGCACAACCATGGCTTCCAATGACCATTTTCTAGCAAATCTCCCAGTTCTCACTGGCAAGAACATTAGCAGGTGGCAAGTTCAGATGAAAGCCTTGTTTAGCTTCCAAGATTTAACCGATATTGTTGAGAATGGTGTAGAAGTTCCAAGAGACAATGCTCCTATTGCACAAAAGGTTGGATTCAAAGAATTAAAGAAGCAGGATTGCAAAGCATTGGTGATTCTTCATCAGTGTGTTGATGATACCCACTTTGAGAAGATTGAAGGTGCAACTACTGCGAAAGAAGCCTGGGACATGTTGAACAAAGCTTATGCTAGTGCAGAAAAAGTCAAGAAAGTGCGCTTACAAACCTTGAAGAGACAGTTTGAACTACTGCAGATGGAAGAGAGTGAAGGTATTGGAGATTTTTTCGGTAGATTACAAGTTCTTGCTAATTCAATGAAAGGTTGTGGTGAGAAATTCACTGATCTAATGTTGATTGAAAAAGTATTAAGATCATTGAATCCAAAATTCGACCACATTGTGGTTGCTATTGAGGAATCAAAGGATTTGGAATCCATGAGCATTGATGAATTACAAGGTTCCTTCGAAGCCCATGAGCAAAGATTGCAAGAAAGGAATAATTGTATTGAAACAACTATTCAGGCTCAACAAAACCTAAAGAAATCTGGAAATGAATCATCCAGAGGAAAGGGAGGCAGATTCAAGAACTCAAGAGGAAGAGGGAACTATGGATCAAGAGAGCGCTCAGATCAGAAAAACAATGGCAACCAAAGTTCCAATAGAGGAAGACATACTGGAAATCGAAGGAGAGGAGGAAAAAATGTAGAtgcaaatgcctttggtgttttgatgatgatcatgatgaagaaaagcaaatgatgcaaatgattcaagaatacaagccacaacatcaagatgatcactagtacattaggaaggaaattcctaattgatatagcaaaaggtttggccaagtaatgcatgttaaaaagtgtttttcaagagatttactctctggtaatcaattaccagaggatgtaatcgattaccagtggccaaaaatgctttacaacagctactaaatatttgaattcaaattttagactgtgtaatcgattacaccatattggtaatcgattaccagcagttaataaacgttttaattcaaatattaaagcctgtaatcgattacacaactattgtaatcgattaccagagaagattttcaaaaaataactttcaagagtcacatctattcaaatggtttatgaatggccatcaaaggtctatttatatgtgacttggaaacacgaattgggagagagtttttgattgcccaaaaagttttatcctctcaatagattaagagagtttttctaaattgaaatgtcttatcctctcaaagattccttggtcaaacgcttgcatattcaaataatgaattgtgattgatcttcattgtacaatctgtctctttcaagagagatttcttcttcttttctttttacttctgaaaaggggttaagagaccgagggtctcttgttgtaaaggattcctgaacacaagggaagggttgtccctgtgtgattcagactttgtaaaaggattttacaaagagagtggaaaatctcaagtgggttgcttgaggactggacgtaggcacaggaagtgaccgaaccagtataaatcaagtttgcatttctctcttcccataaacttcttttatttattgctatttatcttttgcctttaaagaagtttattctgaattatcttttgagtaattcatattaagggtgcattgttaatctaaagagagagagcaaaatttaaattggggaatagttcttgttatcttaattcaacccccccttcttaagataactgaggccatttgtttAACAAAAAAGACCTGGGACAAGAAGAATGTAGATTGTTACAACTGTGGAAAGAAGGGACACTATGTTGTTGATTGCTGGTACAAGGATAAAAATCCTACTGATGAGGCTCAACTTGCAGAAGGAGCAGATTCAGTTTCTAAACCTGTCTTGTTGATGGTAACAAACAAGACACCTCATGATGACAAGGGTCAATGGTACTTAGACACAGGATGCTGTACACACATGACTGGTCACAAAGACTGGTTCATGTGTCTAGATGAAAGGATGAAAAGCAAAGTGAGATTTACAGATGACAACACCATGCTTGATGAAGGAATTAGAAATGCCCTGATTTAGAGGAAAGATGGTAGAGAAACTTGCATTGAGGATGTACTTTATGTTCCAGGCATAAGCAACAATCTTCTATGTCTTGGTCAGTTACTTCAGAAAGGCTTTAAGATAACTATGGAGGACATGATGATGCTGGTATATGACAAAACCAGAAATCTAATCATAAAAACACCATTGACAAAAAATAGAACTTTCAAAGTTGGAATGCAAGCATTTGAGCACGAATGTCTTAGTGTTGTAAGTAACAAAGAAGAATGGCTTTGGCGCTATAGGCTTGGACACCTGAATTTCAGAGATCTTGCTCAAATGCACAAGTTGGCACAAGGAATTCCTCAACTACAACAACCACAGGAGAAATGCAGGGAGTGCTTGGAATGAAAGCAGACAAAGAAGCCATTCAAGAAGTTTATCCCAGTAAAATCAACTCAGAAGCTTGAAATCATCTATTCAGATGTTTGTGGCCCTATACAAGTTGAGTCCCTTGGAGGAAACAAGTGTTTTgtaacctttatagatgatttcaCTAGAAAGACCTAGATTTATATGATCAAAAGTaagattaatttgtttaatatcTTTAAGAAGTACAAAGCTTATATTGAAAATCAAAGTTCTAGGAAGATTAAAGTGTTGAGAATTGATGGAGGTGGTGAATACACCTCAAGAGAATTCCTAGAATTTTGTGATGAAGCAAGAATTGTACATGAGTTCACACCACCCTACACTCCACAACACAATGGGGCAgcagaaaggaagaatagaacaaTTATGAACATGGTCAGGAGCATGCTCAAATGCAAGGATCTGCCACAAAACTTGTGGAGTGAAGATACTTCCACTGTTGTGTATGTGCTGAATAGAAGTCCttcaaaaagattaaattgtgTGACTCCAGAAGAAGCATGGCAGTCATCAAACCCAATGTGAAGCATCTGAGAATTTTTGGTGCTATCTGCTACAAACACATTCCTGACCAATTGAGACTGAaactggatgacaaaggtgaacTGATGGTATTTCTTGGATACCATGAGACAGGAGGCTACAGGCTATTTGATCCAAGGACCAAGAAAATTGCAATTAGCAGGGGTGAAGAATTTGATGAGTTTAAAACTGGAGGTTGGAACCCGAGTCTACAAGTAAGAATGCAAGATTCCTGATTGAAGTAGATTATAGTGGTAATAATGTTATTGTAACATCAGCCACACCTGACCAAGGAAATCTGAGAAAGTCAACAAGAGTGACACAAGTTCCCTAGAATTTGAGAGATTATGAAGTTTATAAAGATGATTAAATCATTAAAGGTGGTGACCTAGTGCATTTAACCTTATATGCTGGTGATGAGCCAATAGATGTAGAGGAAGCATTGCAAAAACCTCAATGGATTCAAGCAATGAAGGAGGAATTGAGCTCAATTAAGAAGAACAACACATGGGATCTTGTGAATCTCCCAAAAGGGAAAAGACCTATTGCAGTTAAGTGGGTCTTTAAAGTGAAGAAGAATCCCAAAGGAGAGGTGGTTAATCATAAGACAAAACTAGTAGCAAAGGGTTTCCTGCAAAGAGAAGGTGTGGACTATGGTGAAATTTTTGCTCCAGCAGCAAGGATTGAGACAATAAGACTAGTAGTTGCACTTGCAAGTCTAAGAAGGTGGTCAATGCATCAATTGGATGTCAAGtctatttttctaaatggtcctcttaaAGATGTGTTTGTTGATCAGCCTCCAGGTTTTCAAGTTGATGGCCAGGAGGACAAAgtgtacaaattaaaaaaaggccatgtatggcttaaaacaagctccaagagcttggaacAAGAAGATTGATGGTGTGCTCAACCAGATTGGGTTTGAGAAATGTATTTTTGAACATGGTGTCTATATTAAAGGAGAGACTACTACAGATTTAATTCTAGTGTGCCTCTATGTGGATGATCTATTGATCACTGGGAGCAACATGTCAGAAATCAACAAAGTCAAGCAGCTGTTGATGAAGCAATTTGAAATGATTAACCTGGGCTAACTATCCTATTTCCTTGTCATTGAATTCAAGGAAATTGAAGCAGGTGTGGTGATGCATCAAAGTAAATACGCAACTGATTTGCTTGTGAAGTTTCAGATGAACAATTGCAATCCAGTTGCAACTCTAGCTGAAACTGAACTATTGATGAGCttgaatgatgaaggagaacTAGCAAATGCTACCTTGTACAGACAAATAGTTAGCTCACTCAGGTATTTGTGTAATATAAGACCTGACATAGCTTACAATGTTGGCACTATAAGCAGGTTTATGAAGGCACCTAAGATTTCTCACATGATGGCTACATAAGGATCTTAAGGTATGTGAATGGCACAACTGATTATGGAGTGTTGCTACCTTTTGGACAGAATGAATCAAATCAAGATTTGCTTGGATATACTGACTCAGATTGGAGGAGGGACAAGGATGACAGGAAGAGCACTGCAGCCTATGTGTTCATGTATGGTGGAGCTCTAATCTCCTAGAGCTcgaagaaagaagatccaatAACATTATCTACTTGTGAAGCTGAGTATATAGCAGCTTCCCTTGGAAAATGTCAAGGTCTGTGGTTGAGAAAAATGTTGAAAGaaatgaagattaaaaaaaaaggaaccagTTTTCCTGCTGATTGATAATAAGTTAGTAATCAATCTTGCTAAGAACCCAGTAGATCATGGGAACAACAAGCACATTGAAACTAGGTATCATTTTATCAGGGACAAAGTTAACAAAGGAAAGATCAAGCTCATCTACtgtaaataaaaagataatcttGCTGATTTACTGACAAAACCATTGAAGAAAGCCAAGTTTGAAGAATTGAGAagtaaatttatgattaaagCTAATTGAGGATCAAAATTAAAGGATGGTGTTGTGGATTATTCAGATAGCTTTCATTTGTTTAGAAAGTTAGTTACTTAGTTAGTAGTTTGTTGTTGAAAAATAGAGTAAGGTGTTGAgttgtaattttcaattttatcatttcagtCTTTAACAATGATGTATAAATACAATTGATCATTCAATAAGATTGTTGAATGAGTTCATACATATCAAGAAAAGTATAGATTTGCAGATCAaaaactctctctctcctaCCTCATacatttctctcttttcctACAAGTGTGTGTCAAGGAACTCATATGTTCTTGACACTAACAATTCATCAGTTAGCTTTACATTcagtttttatttgatttaattaattattaaaactaCATTATCTTTAGGTAGTCCTTGTATTTCAATGCAATTAATTGAAGTTTAGTAACCACTCCTTGTCATTTTATGTAAAATGCAATTCtacgttttttttttgcagattaTGGTTGTCATCAATGCCATGGAGATTGCTTATTCTAATAATTGATCTCACTTGTGGTTGGAAACTGATTCTAGCTTACTGGTTAAAGCTGCGAATGATCCTCAGTTGATTTCTTGGCCTCTACATAATTGATGGTTAAACTGTTTTATCTCTATCTGCTAGAAATTTTAGAATTTCTCATATTTACTGAATTGTCGTGAAGATAACACTGCGGACATATTAGCCGCTTTTGGTGCACATAATTTTGGGTATATTTGGTGGGATTCGCCaccttctttcattttttgggATCTTCTTAGGTATAGACATAGATTACCTGTTAggataaatatatatgtttatgatttaattcatcatgttatcaattttagtaaaaaaattattctttattttattattttattaaattgttaatttgacaaatctttgattaaaattagagaCATGTTATTATGATAGAGATTATATAAtgagaaacaagtgatttgtaattttaatttaaattgttctTGATCGTAGGATTATTGTGAATAAGATATCAATAATCTAGATAGATTAATATACATGTAATGGTCTTTATTagataaagattaataaatcTCATTTACTAAGTTGCATGTACGAATGATGTATACATGGATGTCCTCATTAAACTGACTCAATTGAGAATGATTAATTGTTAATATTACCTTAAGTTATCAATAGGAAGTtctcaagaaaaaatataatagttttctttgatatgagattatcatagtaattaataagttattaatta encodes:
- the LOC102667264 gene encoding uncharacterized protein — its product is MASNDHFLANLPVLTGKNISRWQVQMKALFSFQDLTDIVENGVEVPRDNAPIAQKVGFKELKKQDCKALVILHQCVDDTHFEKIEGATTAKEAWDMLNKAYASAEKVKKVRLQTLKRQFELLQMEESEGIGDFFGRLQVLANSMKGCGEKFTDLMLIEKVLRSLNPKFDHIVVAIEESKDLESMSIDELQGSFEAHEQRLQERNNCIETTIQAQQNLKKSGNESSRGKGGRFKNSRGRGNYGSRERSDQKNNGNQSSNRGRHTGNRRRGGKNITEAICLTKKTWDKKNVDCYNCGKKGHYVVDCWYKDKNPTDEAQLAEGADSVSKPVLLMVTNKTPHDDKGQWYLDTGCCTHMTGHKDWFMCLDERMKSKVRFTDDNTMLDEGIRNALI